A genomic window from bacterium includes:
- a CDS encoding OadG family protein, whose translation MNDSLSAALSITLLGAGIVFAAILFFVGLMAALTRLLPVRPGAGAEAEPDAAATTELDEEAEDAALRTAAAAAVAAALALRRRAGAPAAPRESLWRRAARLSGVR comes from the coding sequence ATGAACGACTCACTGTCCGCGGCCCTGTCGATCACGCTCCTCGGCGCGGGGATCGTCTTCGCCGCGATTCTCTTTTTCGTCGGGCTGATGGCCGCGCTGACGCGGCTGCTGCCGGTCCGGCCCGGCGCCGGCGCCGAGGCCGAGCCGGACGCCGCGGCGACGACCGAACTGGACGAGGAGGCGGAGGACGCCGCGCTGCGGACCGCCGCGGCCGCCGCCGTCGCCGCCGCGCTGGCGCTCCGCCGCCGCGCGGGCGCGCCCGCCGCGCCGCGCGAGTCGCTCTGGCGCCGCGCCGCGCGCCTTTCGGGCGTCCGTTGA